Proteins encoded in a region of the Buchnera aphidicola (Thelaxes suberi) genome:
- the typA gene encoding translational GTPase TypA: MHTELRNIAIIAHVDHGKTTLVDKLLEQSNNLKYQKTQLNRAMDSNILEKERGITITSKHAALFWKNYRINIIDTPGHADFGGEVERVMSMVDSVLLIIDAIDGPMPQTRFVTQKAFNYNIQPIVVINKIDRENARPEWVLDQVLDLFINLNANDNQLDFPVVYTSAIKGISGFDLNNMKSNMDSLFETIIKFSPSPQVNPKGDFKMQISQLDYDNYLGTIGIGKIQEGSVKINQQINIINTENFVYQSKINKILNYVGLERQESQLAQAGDIIGITGPNIINVSDTICDINNVIPFPKLKVDKPTVKMFMSVNTSPFCGKEGKFVTSRQIYKRLKKEEKHNIALKVEETNNANVFCVSGRGELHLSILIENMRREGFEIAVSRPNVIFKKKNDIEKEPYENVTLDIESIHQGLLMQLLGERKGKIIDISPIINNRIRLNYILSSRSLIGFRNEFLTITSGTGLFYAAFSHYDLVQDNNIGQRKNGVLIANKTGIAVSFALFHLQERGKIFLNHGEKVYEGQIIGIHNRNNDLTVNCLTGKKLTNMRASGSDEAIMLVPPIKMSLEQAIGFINDDELIEVTPNSIRLRKRFLTETERKKFSKKNKSC; encoded by the coding sequence ATGCATACAGAACTACGAAATATAGCTATTATTGCACATGTTGATCACGGTAAAACTACTTTAGTAGATAAATTATTAGAACAATCAAATAATTTAAAATATCAAAAAACACAATTAAATCGTGCTATGGATTCTAATATATTAGAAAAGGAGAGAGGTATTACAATAACTTCAAAACATGCAGCTTTGTTTTGGAAAAATTACAGAATTAATATCATTGATACTCCTGGCCATGCTGATTTTGGAGGGGAAGTTGAACGAGTAATGTCTATGGTTGATTCAGTACTATTAATTATTGATGCAATAGATGGACCCATGCCTCAAACGCGATTTGTTACACAAAAAGCTTTTAATTACAATATTCAACCAATTGTTGTAATTAATAAAATTGATAGAGAAAATGCACGACCTGAATGGGTTTTAGATCAAGTATTGGATTTATTTATTAACTTAAATGCAAACGATAATCAGCTTGACTTTCCAGTCGTATATACCTCAGCAATAAAAGGTATATCAGGATTTGATTTAAATAACATGAAAAGTAACATGGATTCACTGTTTGAAACAATAATCAAATTTTCACCCTCTCCTCAAGTTAATCCTAAGGGTGATTTTAAAATGCAAATTTCGCAACTAGATTATGACAATTATTTAGGAACGATAGGAATTGGAAAAATACAAGAAGGAAGTGTAAAAATTAATCAGCAAATTAATATTATTAATACAGAAAATTTCGTTTATCAAAGTAAAATTAACAAAATTTTAAATTATGTAGGATTAGAAAGACAGGAAAGTCAACTAGCACAAGCAGGAGATATTATTGGAATAACTGGTCCAAATATAATTAATGTTTCTGATACTATATGTGATATAAATAATGTTATTCCTTTTCCAAAACTAAAAGTTGATAAACCTACTGTTAAAATGTTTATGTCAGTTAATACCTCTCCATTTTGTGGAAAAGAAGGAAAATTTGTTACATCTAGACAAATTTATAAACGTTTGAAAAAAGAAGAAAAACATAATATTGCTTTAAAAGTTGAAGAAACTAATAATGCTAATGTATTCTGCGTTTCTGGAAGAGGTGAATTACATTTATCAATACTAATTGAAAATATGAGAAGAGAAGGATTTGAAATAGCAGTTTCTCGTCCAAATGTAATTTTTAAAAAAAAAAATGATATAGAAAAAGAACCGTACGAAAATGTTACATTAGATATAGAATCAATCCATCAAGGATTATTAATGCAATTATTAGGAGAAAGAAAGGGAAAAATTATAGACATCTCTCCTATAATCAATAATAGAATCAGATTAAATTACATACTTTCTAGTCGATCTTTAATAGGTTTTAGAAATGAATTTTTAACAATTACATCTGGTACTGGTTTATTTTATGCGGCTTTTAGTCATTATGATCTTGTTCAAGATAACAATATTGGACAAAGAAAAAATGGAGTATTAATTGCAAATAAAACGGGAATCGCGGTGTCATTTGCTTTATTTCATTTACAAGAAAGGGGGAAAATTTTTTTAAATCATGGTGAAAAAGTATACGAAGGTCAAATTATTGGAATACATAATAGAAATAATGATTTAACCGTTAATTGTTTGACTGGCAAAAAATTAACTAATATGCGAGCTTCCGGTTCTGATGAAGCTATTATGTTAGTTCCTCCAATAAAAATGAGTCTTGAACAAGCAATTGGTTTTATTAATGATGATGAATTAATAGAAGTCACACCTAATTCTATTCGATTACGGAAAAGATTTTTAACAGAAACTGAAAGAAAAAAATTTAGTAAAAAAAATAAATCGTGTTAA
- the miaB gene encoding tRNA (N6-isopentenyl adenosine(37)-C2)-methylthiotransferase MiaB, translating into MKKFFIKTWGCQMNEYDSSIIINLLHQNNNFVLTTSEKEADILILNTCSIRNKSQEKVFDQLGRWKKLKKKKPYLIIAVGGCVAQQEGVNIYKRANYVNIIFGPKTLHRLPNMIYNYTNKLIIDINCKEIKKFDFIQPQHISPITKLVSIMEGCNKFCSFCIVPYTRGKEINRPYKDILKEINEASQTGSKEVILLGQNVNAYKYYVSDNKIINFAKLLRLIAKINNIKRIRFITSYPTDMTDELIETYRDIKKIVSFLHLPVQSGSNRILKMMKRRYNINEYKKIISKLIKARNNIQISSDFIIGFPGETNQDFEETINFIQDINFDMSFSFLYSPRPGTPASKLHDLIDIQEKKKRLFILQQQINKQTLYWSNKMLDTIQMVLVHGPSKKDKTKLCGYTENNRTVHFHGFYNMIGKIVPIKIKKISCYNLEGEIIN; encoded by the coding sequence ATGAAAAAATTTTTTATAAAAACATGGGGATGTCAAATGAATGAATACGACTCCTCTATTATTATTAATTTACTGCATCAAAATAACAATTTTGTGCTTACAACATCAGAAAAAGAAGCTGACATTTTAATTTTGAATACATGTTCTATACGTAATAAATCACAAGAAAAAGTTTTTGACCAATTAGGTAGATGGAAAAAATTAAAAAAAAAAAAACCATACCTAATCATTGCTGTCGGAGGATGTGTTGCACAACAAGAAGGAGTGAATATCTATAAAAGAGCAAATTATGTAAATATTATTTTTGGGCCTAAAACTTTACATAGACTACCAAATATGATTTATAATTATACAAACAAATTAATTATTGATATAAATTGTAAAGAAATAAAAAAATTTGATTTTATTCAACCACAGCATATTTCTCCAATTACTAAATTAGTTTCAATAATGGAAGGATGTAATAAATTTTGTTCTTTTTGTATAGTTCCTTATACAAGAGGAAAAGAAATTAATCGTCCTTACAAAGATATTTTGAAAGAAATTAATGAAGCAAGTCAAACAGGATCCAAAGAAGTGATTTTACTAGGTCAAAATGTTAATGCTTATAAATATTATGTATCTGACAATAAAATTATAAATTTTGCAAAATTATTAAGATTAATTGCTAAAATAAATAATATAAAACGTATTCGATTTATTACTAGTTACCCAACTGATATGACTGATGAATTAATAGAAACTTATCGGGATATAAAAAAAATTGTTAGTTTTTTACATTTACCAGTACAAAGTGGTTCAAATCGTATATTAAAAATGATGAAAAGAAGATATAATATTAATGAATATAAAAAAATAATCAGCAAGCTTATCAAAGCAAGAAATAATATTCAAATAAGCTCTGATTTTATCATTGGTTTTCCTGGAGAAACAAATCAAGATTTTGAAGAAACAATAAATTTTATTCAAGATATTAATTTTGATATGAGTTTTAGTTTCTTATATTCTCCTAGACCTGGAACTCCAGCATCAAAATTACATGATTTAATTGATATTCAAGAAAAAAAGAAACGGCTTTTTATATTACAGCAACAAATTAATAAACAAACATTATATTGGAGTAATAAAATGCTTGATACTATTCAAATGGTATTAGTGCATGGGCCTTCTAAAAAAGATAAAACAAAATTATGTGGATATACAGAAAATAATAGAACTGTTCATTTTCATGGTTTTTATAATATGATTGGAAAAATAGTTCCCATTAAAATAAAAAAAATAAGTTGTTATAATCTAGAAGGTGAAATAATTAATTAA
- the prfB gene encoding peptide chain release factor 2 (programmed frameshift) yields MIEKKLIKKLQDLQQQEKILKRRLEYNHKKIRIEEINIKLSNPKYWDNPSITYNLYKEKQKIEKIVLSLKKISSIIKKNMVLIQKNGSINNMQKNNNIIELDLEKVNRIIKKLDLYTMFQKKTDVLNCYLDIQSGSGGLDAQNWAKILLRMYLKWINKKGFKSLIIEETGSDSDGIKSATIYVSGPYAYGWLRTETGIHRLVRQSPFNSTKKRHTSFCSIFVYPEIQDDKKKINIKNNELRIDVYRSSGAGGQHVNKTESAVRITHIPTGIVTQSQNDRSQHKNKNQALKQMISKLNQLDIQNQNIKKKISEKSKADIRWGNQIRSYILDDARIKDIRTGIETTNIQEVLNGNLDQFIISSLKIGL; encoded by the exons ATGATAGAAAAAAAATTAATAAAAAAATTACAAGATTTGCAACAACAAGAAAAAATATTAAAGAGGCGTCTT GAATATAATCATAAGAAAATAAGAATAGAAGAAATTAATATTAAATTATCTAATCCTAAATATTGGGATAATCCAAGTATTACCTATAATTTGTATAAAGAAAAGCAAAAAATAGAAAAAATAGTATTAAGCTTAAAAAAGATAAGTAGTATAATAAAAAAAAACATGGTTTTAATTCAAAAAAATGGTTCAATTAATAATATGCAAAAAAATAATAATATCATCGAATTAGATTTAGAAAAAGTAAATCGTATTATTAAAAAACTTGATTTGTATACTATGTTCCAAAAAAAAACCGATGTTTTAAATTGCTATCTTGATATTCAATCCGGATCAGGGGGGCTAGATGCTCAAAATTGGGCTAAAATACTATTACGCATGTACTTAAAATGGATAAATAAAAAGGGTTTTAAATCATTAATTATTGAAGAAACGGGAAGTGATAGTGATGGAATTAAATCAGCTACTATATATGTATCCGGACCATATGCTTATGGATGGTTGAGAACAGAAACTGGAATTCATCGATTAGTACGACAAAGCCCATTTAATTCTACTAAAAAAAGACACACTTCTTTTTGTTCTATTTTTGTTTATCCAGAAATACAAGATGACAAAAAAAAAATAAATATCAAAAATAATGAATTAAGAATAGATGTATACAGATCCTCAGGAGCAGGAGGTCAACATGTTAATAAGACCGAATCTGCGGTACGTATTACTCATATTCCTACCGGTATTGTGACACAATCTCAAAATGACCGATCTCAACATAAAAACAAAAATCAAGCATTAAAACAAATGATTTCTAAACTAAATCAATTAGACATACAAAACCAAAATATTAAAAAAAAAATATCAGAAAAATCAAAAGCAGATATCAGATGGGGTAATCAAATAAGATCATATATTTTAGATGACGCTCGCATTAAAGATATAAGAACAGGAATAGAAACAACAAATATTCAAGAAGTACTTAATGGAAATTTAGACCAATTTATTATAAGCAGTTTAAAAATTGGATTATGA
- the lysA gene encoding diaminopimelate decarboxylase encodes MHNLTQNYKYSFSSCELLNFINNNDTPFWVYDHNIIIKKIQLLKKFDTIRFAQKACSNIHILNIMKQNDVKVDAVSYGEIKRAILAGFIPNNNDIIFTSDIIDKKTLSLVTKLNIPVNIGSIDMLHQLGKCSPNHKIWIRINPGFGYGHNKKTNTGGDNSKHGILFPEQTLDIIKKYNFELVGIHMHIGSGVNYKHLKKVCNSMFHQICTLNQNIQYISAGGGLSIPYKTNEKEIDINNYFQEWNETKKKIEKRLGHSITLEIEPGRFLVAESGILVCQVYSIKKTNLFKFVLTDAGFNDLMRPVMYGSYHYISIIAGDNRKINQENLYDTVIGGPLCESGDIFTQDNNGNIMSRKLPKIHVGDYLIFHQVGAYGSSMSSNYNSRPLISEFLFTEKKFKQIRRPQKIEDLIQLEQKI; translated from the coding sequence ATGCATAATTTAACACAAAATTATAAATATTCTTTTTCTTCTTGTGAATTATTAAATTTTATTAATAATAATGATACTCCTTTTTGGGTATATGATCACAATATTATTATAAAAAAAATTCAATTATTAAAAAAATTTGATACTATTCGATTTGCTCAAAAAGCTTGTTCCAATATACATATACTAAATATAATGAAGCAAAATGATGTCAAAGTTGATGCTGTTTCTTATGGAGAAATTAAAAGGGCAATATTAGCAGGATTTATTCCTAATAACAACGATATTATTTTTACTTCCGATATTATAGATAAAAAAACCTTATCACTTGTTACAAAACTCAATATACCTGTTAATATTGGGTCTATTGACATGCTACATCAGTTAGGAAAATGTTCTCCTAATCATAAAATATGGATTAGAATCAATCCAGGATTTGGATATGGTCATAATAAGAAAACAAATACAGGAGGAGATAATAGTAAACATGGTATTTTATTTCCTGAACAAACATTAGATATTATAAAGAAATATAATTTTGAATTAGTTGGTATTCATATGCATATAGGTTCTGGAGTAAATTATAAACATTTAAAAAAAGTATGTAATTCTATGTTTCATCAAATATGCACTTTAAATCAAAATATTCAATACATATCTGCAGGAGGAGGATTATCTATTCCCTATAAAACAAATGAAAAAGAAATAGATATAAATAATTATTTCCAAGAATGGAATGAAACAAAAAAAAAAATAGAAAAACGTTTAGGACATTCAATTACTCTGGAAATAGAGCCTGGAAGATTTTTAGTAGCAGAATCAGGAATTCTTGTATGTCAAGTTTATTCGATTAAAAAAACTAATTTATTTAAATTTGTACTAACTGATGCAGGATTTAATGACTTAATGAGGCCTGTAATGTATGGAAGCTATCATTATATTTCTATTATAGCAGGTGATAATAGAAAAATTAATCAAGAAAATTTATATGATACAGTTATTGGGGGGCCATTATGTGAATCTGGAGATATTTTTACTCAAGATAATAATGGTAATATTATGTCTAGAAAATTACCTAAAATTCATGTTGGAGATTATTTAATATTTCATCAAGTAGGAGCATATGGATCTTCAATGTCATCTAATTATAATAGCCGACCATTAATATCTGAATTTTTATTTACAGAAAAAAAATTCAAACAAATAAGAAGACCACAAAAAATTGAAGATTTAATTCAGCTCGAACAAAAAATATAA
- the lysS gene encoding lysine--tRNA ligase translates to MKEKKVICTNDKENKHKEMEIRKLKLYKMKKKGFNFPNHFKPNNTIKNIKKKYKKLTKEIIKELAIFVHLAGRIIFKRIMGKASFFTIQDASYNIQIYLKKNILLHDNYEEHIYNLDIGDFIGIQGQLFKTKTDELTVRCTHLILLNKSIHPLPDKFHGLINKEIKYRKRYIDLISSATQFRIFEKRFKIIELIRKFMIKNKFLEVETPMLHNIPGGANARPFTTHHNNLNSKMYLRISPELYLKKLIIGGFNKIFEMNRNFRNEGVSSKHNPEFTMIEIYQTYTSYKDMMILIEKLFKYVTLKVLKNNIITFNNNNFDISKNFEVLTMKNAIIKFNSQITLQDLTNYVTLTNILNRFEIKVKKEWTLEKIQSKLFEVDTEKKIINPTFITEYPIDISPLARKSDSNNHLTDRFELFIGGMEIANGFSELNDYEDQKKRFESQLKIKNFKDENAKFFYDQEYITALEYGLPPTSGLGIGIDRFVMLLTNKINIRDVILFPTLKKSE, encoded by the coding sequence ATGAAAGAAAAAAAAGTTATCTGCACTAATGATAAAGAAAATAAACATAAAGAAATGGAAATAAGGAAATTAAAATTATATAAAATGAAAAAAAAAGGATTTAATTTTCCTAATCATTTTAAACCTAATAATACCATTAAAAATATAAAAAAAAAATATAAAAAATTAACTAAAGAAATAATTAAAGAACTTGCAATTTTTGTACATTTAGCAGGTAGAATAATTTTTAAAAGAATTATGGGTAAAGCATCTTTTTTTACCATACAAGATGCATCTTATAATATACAAATATACTTAAAAAAAAACATATTGTTACATGATAATTATGAAGAACACATATATAATCTTGATATAGGAGATTTTATTGGAATACAAGGACAATTATTTAAAACAAAAACAGATGAATTAACCGTACGATGCACACATTTAATTCTTTTAAATAAATCGATACATCCATTACCAGATAAATTCCATGGTTTAATTAATAAAGAGATAAAATATCGAAAAAGATATATTGATCTAATATCAAGTGCAACACAATTTAGAATATTCGAAAAAAGATTTAAAATAATTGAATTAATTCGTAAATTTATGATAAAAAATAAATTTTTAGAAGTAGAAACTCCTATGTTACACAATATTCCCGGAGGTGCTAATGCTCGTCCATTTACTACGCATCATAATAATTTAAATTCTAAAATGTATTTAAGAATATCTCCAGAATTATATTTAAAAAAATTAATTATCGGAGGTTTTAATAAAATTTTTGAAATGAATAGAAATTTTAGAAATGAAGGAGTTTCAAGCAAACATAATCCTGAATTTACAATGATTGAAATATATCAAACTTATACATCATATAAAGATATGATGATATTAATAGAAAAATTATTTAAATATGTTACTTTAAAAGTATTAAAAAATAATATTATTACATTTAATAATAATAATTTTGATATAAGTAAAAATTTTGAAGTTTTAACAATGAAAAACGCAATTATTAAATTTAATTCTCAAATAACATTGCAAGATTTAACTAATTATGTAACATTAACAAACATTCTAAATCGATTTGAAATAAAAGTAAAAAAAGAATGGACATTAGAAAAAATACAATCAAAATTATTCGAAGTTGATACTGAAAAAAAAATTATTAATCCTACATTTATTACAGAATATCCTATAGATATATCTCCATTAGCAAGAAAATCTGATAGTAACAATCATTTAACTGATCGATTTGAATTATTTATTGGAGGAATGGAAATAGCAAATGGTTTTTCAGAATTAAATGACTATGAAGACCAAAAAAAAAGATTCGAGTCACAATTAAAAATAAAAAATTTTAAAGACGAAAATGCAAAATTTTTTTATGATCAAGAATATATTACAGCATTAGAATATGGATTACCTCCTACATCAGGATTAGGTATAGGAATTGATCGATTTGTCATGTTATTAACTAATAAAATAAACATTCGTGATGTAATATTATTCCCTACATTAAAAAAATCTGAATAA
- the ybeY gene encoding rRNA maturation RNase YbeY, with product MIILTLQIVNSSCCYIPSKKKFVQWIKKIFLENKNFFITVRIVNKREIQKLNLKYRKINKPTNVLSFPYNIELNYNETFIGDLVLCSEIIFEESKKLNVTILSHWAHISIHGILHLIGYTHDNEINHKKMKNIESKIMIDLGYKNPYK from the coding sequence ATGATTATTCTTACACTACAAATTGTAAATTCTTCATGTTGTTATATTCCCTCTAAAAAAAAATTTGTGCAATGGATAAAAAAAATTTTTTTAGAAAATAAAAATTTTTTTATTACAGTTCGTATAGTTAATAAACGTGAAATTCAAAAATTAAATTTAAAATATAGGAAGATTAATAAACCAACAAACGTTCTTTCCTTCCCTTATAATATTGAATTAAATTATAATGAAACATTTATTGGGGATTTAGTACTATGTAGCGAAATTATTTTTGAGGAATCAAAAAAATTGAATGTAACGATATTATCGCATTGGGCTCACATAAGTATTCATGGAATATTACATTTAATCGGATATACTCATGATAATGAAATAAATCATAAAAAAATGAAAAATATCGAAAGTAAAATAATGATTGATTTAGGATATAAAAATCCTTATAAATAA
- the lgt gene encoding prolipoprotein diacylglyceryl transferase, which produces MNIKYLFFHNINPVFFSIGSIKIYWYGVMYVISFLFTLYISKCIAYRTKILKKKEIDSLFNIGFIGLLIGGRLGHVIFYDNDYFYKNYWSILKIWEGGMSFHGALIGIIISLFYFSKKYNKKFFAITDFIAPLAPYGIANGRIGNFINGELWGKVTNHTPFAVLFPQSHNADLIFIKSHPIFQNIMNKWHSLPRHPSQLYEFFFEGIILLLILNLLKKIKTPYGFISSCFLIFYGIFRIIMEYFRDPDYIIYFNSLEITAGQMLSLPMIILGFCILIKIFCLKNKK; this is translated from the coding sequence ATGAACATTAAATACTTATTTTTTCATAATATTAATCCTGTCTTTTTTTCTATTGGTTCTATAAAAATTTATTGGTATGGAGTGATGTATGTTATTAGTTTTTTATTTACTTTATACATTAGTAAATGTATAGCATACCGAACAAAAATACTAAAAAAAAAAGAAATAGATTCACTTTTTAATATCGGTTTTATTGGATTGTTAATAGGAGGGAGATTAGGACATGTTATTTTTTATGATAATGATTATTTTTATAAAAATTATTGGTCTATTTTAAAGATATGGGAAGGAGGCATGTCATTTCATGGAGCGTTAATAGGAATAATTATTTCTTTATTCTATTTTTCTAAAAAATACAATAAAAAATTTTTTGCAATTACTGATTTTATTGCTCCATTAGCTCCTTATGGAATTGCTAACGGTAGAATAGGCAATTTTATTAATGGAGAATTATGGGGAAAAGTTACAAATCATACCCCTTTTGCTGTGCTTTTTCCTCAATCACATAATGCAGACCTAATATTTATAAAAAGTCATCCTATTTTTCAAAATATTATGAATAAATGGCATTCGTTACCTCGTCATCCTTCTCAATTATATGAATTCTTTTTTGAAGGAATAATATTATTATTAATATTAAATTTATTAAAAAAAATAAAAACACCATATGGTTTTATTTCCTCATGTTTTTTAATATTTTATGGTATTTTTCGAATAATTATGGAATATTTTCGAGATCCTGATTATATTATATATTTTAATTCATTAGAAATTACTGCAGGTCAAATGTTATCTTTACCTATGATAATATTAGGTTTTTGTATCTTAATAAAAATTTTTTGTTTAAAAAATAAAAAATAG
- the gmk gene encoding guanylate kinase: MKSGICFIISAPSGTGKSSLISSFLSTKWGFNARSSISYTTRSMRPGEKEGQHYYFISKKKFETMINKNIFLEYAVVFNNYYGTSRILIEKMLSEGNDVILDIDWQGARQIRNYFSHSISIFILPPSKLELYNRLKKRGQNTDLDIKHRIKKAVFEISHYKEYDYLIVNDNFTKAVSDLKSIIISHRLSLYYQKYNIDELIKSLCCIK; this comes from the coding sequence ATAAAATCCGGAATATGTTTTATAATTTCAGCACCTAGTGGAACAGGAAAATCAAGCTTAATATCTTCTTTTTTATCAACGAAATGGGGATTTAATGCACGATCATCTATTTCTTATACTACTCGTAGTATGCGTCCAGGAGAAAAAGAAGGACAACATTATTATTTTATTTCTAAAAAAAAATTTGAAACAATGATTAATAAGAATATATTTTTAGAATATGCTGTTGTTTTTAATAATTATTATGGAACTTCTCGTATTTTAATTGAAAAAATGTTATCAGAAGGAAATGATGTAATTTTAGATATAGATTGGCAAGGAGCTCGACAAATAAGAAATTATTTCTCTCATTCTATCAGTATTTTTATACTTCCCCCTTCTAAATTAGAATTATATAATCGTTTGAAAAAAAGAGGTCAAAATACAGATCTTGATATTAAACATAGAATAAAAAAAGCGGTTTTTGAAATAAGTCATTACAAAGAATATGATTATTTAATTGTTAACGACAATTTTACAAAAGCAGTATCTGATTTAAAAAGTATTATTATTTCTCATCGATTATCATTATATTATCAAAAATATAATATTGATGAATTAATTAAATCTTTATGTTGTATTAAATAA
- the yihA gene encoding ribosome biogenesis GTP-binding protein YihA/YsxC gives MVIDYYQSTFFYQSITNIKQLKTDNNDEIAFIGYSNSGKSSIINTIINKKKIARTSKSPGNTRTINFFKIQNTKYLVDLPGYGYANIAKNLKIKIDELILKYLHNRKSLKAVILIVDIRRCLRCQDYKIINLLTKRNIPILILLSKSDKLSKSMQKQTLNYFKKNETSIIKKNNVILFSCTLKIGMNYLQLFLKKYYKF, from the coding sequence ATGGTAATAGATTATTATCAATCAACATTTTTTTATCAAAGTATTACTAATATTAAACAGTTAAAAACTGATAATAATGATGAAATTGCATTTATAGGATATTCTAATTCTGGAAAATCTAGTATTATTAATACGATAATAAATAAAAAAAAAATTGCACGTACTAGTAAGAGCCCTGGAAATACTCGTACTATTAATTTTTTTAAAATTCAAAACACAAAATATCTAGTGGATTTACCTGGTTATGGATATGCAAATATTGCTAAAAATTTAAAAATAAAAATTGATGAATTAATCTTAAAATATTTACATAATAGAAAATCTTTAAAAGCTGTAATATTAATTGTAGATATTCGACGATGTTTAAGATGCCAAGATTATAAAATAATAAATTTATTAACTAAACGGAATATTCCGATATTAATTTTATTATCAAAATCGGATAAGTTATCTAAATCTATGCAAAAACAAACATTAAATTATTTTAAAAAAAACGAAACCAGTATCATAAAAAAAAATAATGTTATATTATTTTCTTGTACATTAAAAATAGGAATGAATTATTTACAACTTTTCTTAAAAAAATATTATAAATTTTAG